One part of the Prunus persica cultivar Lovell chromosome G5, Prunus_persica_NCBIv2, whole genome shotgun sequence genome encodes these proteins:
- the LOC18776556 gene encoding uncharacterized protein LOC18776556 isoform X2 gives MPCSTEEALARLFYNVSSSLHLLLLFLYVSSIVLAKFFYFVGSNPIFPRNQNGYENYLFSEEEEEEEEEGELEAERQFHVHGHQSCTENDHDLVADIILGGESLMFLPNSNLQSQHQTSSSEDQFISAPESLIIEDQEDESLHGSPQVTESEYYDHDAEEIPVKETVLVHNSLQNDQVWSTAPITIDLRKSDMRSNAKNGKCGKQNTEKNKADQTHLPGDENCLVFRPHQLETNKFQVQENKEDEIFGDSTVGSTSKSSSEWRSSINCRDSATEDPFSSSSRRSCPKWESYTVFQKYDEEMMFLDRISAQKLHETESLRSIQVCPRSISERIVHKIAMVTKRPSDVRHNPYHELEAAYVAQICLTWEALNWNYKNFEQKRASHGDFDPGCPGQLAQQFQQFQVLLQRYIENEPYEQGRRPEIYARMRLLAPKLLQVPEYREDDGNQKDEGFGSRISSAAFLMIMEDGIRTFMNFLKADKEKPCQKLASMFKRKRKGSVDPTLLHLTKKINQKKKMKVKDLRRSHKCLRKRKLKVEEEMEILMGLIDLKLVSRVLRMTELSEEQLHWCEAKMSKVRIMDGIYHRDSSPLFFPAQ, from the exons atgccatGTTCAACAGAGGAAGCACTTGCTAGGCTTTTCTACAATGTCTCATCCTCCTTGCACCTCCTCCTGCTCTTCCTCTATGTCTCCTCCATTGTTCTTGCCAAATTCTTCTACTTTGTTGGCAGCAACCCAATTTTCCCGAG AAACCAGAATGGATACGAAAACTATCTGTTTtcggaagaagaagaagaagaagaagaggaaggggAATTAGAAGCAGAAAGGCAGTTTCATGTTCATGGTCATCAGAGCTGCACAGAAAATGATCATGATCTGGTGGCTGACATCATTCTTGGCGGTGAATCACTGATGTTTTTGCCGAACAGCAACCTTCAGAGCCAGCATCAAACAAGTTCTTCTGAAGATCAATTCATTAGCGCCCCTGAGAGCTTAATAATTGAAGACCAAGAAGATGAATCTTTGCATGGCTCACCACAAGTTACCGAATCTGAATATTATGATCATGATGCGGAGGAAATCCCAGTGAAAGAGACCGTTTTGGTTCACAATTCTCTCCAAAATGATCAAGTGTGGTCCACCGCTCCGATAACTATAGACCTACGCAAAAGTGACATGCGGAGCAATGCCAAAAATG GTAAATGTGGGAAACAGAACACTGAAAAAAACAAGGCAGATCAGACACATTTGCCTGGTGATGAAAATTGTCTAGTGTTTAGGCCACACCAATTGGAGACCAACAAGTTCCAAgttcaagaaaataaagaggATGAGATTTTTGGCGACTCAACTGTTGGATCAACTTCTAAAAGCTCTTCTGAATGGAGAAGCTCAATTAATTGCAGGGACTCTGCGACAGAAGATCCATTTTCTTCGTCGTCCCGGAGAAGCTGCCCCAAGTGGGAGTCTTACACAGTTTTTCAAAAGTACGATGAAGAAATGATGTTCCTAgacagaattagtgcccaaaAGCTCCATGAAACAG AATCACTCAGGTCTATTCAAGTTTGTCCAAGATCAATTTCGGAGAGGATAGTTCATAAAATCGCCATGGTTACAAAAAGGCCATCGGACGTACGTCACAACCCTTATCATGAACTGGAGGCTGCTTATGTTGCTCAAATTTGCTTAACATGGGAAGCACTTAATTGGAACTACAAGAATTTCGAACAAAAAAGAGCGTCACACGGCGATTTTGATCCCGGCTGTCCTGGCCAATTAGCGCAGCAGTTtcagcaattccaagttcttctGCAGAGATACATAGAGAATGAACCTTATGAGCAGGGCAGGAGACCAGAGATTTATGCTAGGATGAGGCTTTTGGCACCAAAGTTACTGCAAGTGCCAGAATATCGAG AAGATGATGGTAATCAAAAGGATGAAGGTTTTGGCTCAAGAATCTCGTCAGCTGCGTTTTTAATGATAATGGAAGATGGAATCCGGACGTTCATGAATTTTCTCAAGGCTGATAAGGAGAAACCCTGCCAGAAATTAGCATCCATGTTTAAAAGGAAACGAAAAGGTTCAGTTGATCCAACTCTTCTCCATTTGACGAAGAAAATTAATCAAAAA aagaagatgaaagtgAAAGATCTTCGGCGTTCTCACAAATgcttgagaaaaagaaagttgaagGTGGAGGAAGAGATGGAGATACTGATGGGTCTAATTGACCTAAAACTAGTTTCAAGGGTTTTGAGAATGACAGAGTTAAGTGAAGAACAATTGCATTGGTGTGAAGCGAAGATGAGCAAAGTGAGAATAATGGATGGGATATATCACAGAGATTCCTCACCACTTTTCTTCCCTGCACAATGA
- the LOC18776556 gene encoding uncharacterized protein LOC18776556 isoform X3: MPCSTEEALARLFYNVSSSLHLLLLFLYVSSIVLAKFFYFVGSNPIFPRNQNGYENYLFSEEEEEEEEEGELEAERQFHVHGHQSCTENDHDLVADIILGGESLMFLPNSNLQSQHQTSSSEDQFISAPESLIIEDQEDESLHGSPQVTESEYYDHDAEEIPVKETVLVHNSLQNDQVWSTAPITIDLRKSDMRSNAKNGKCGKQNTEKNKADQTHLPGDENCLVFRPHQLETNKFQVQENKEDEIFGDSTVGSTSKSSSEWRSSINCRDSATEDPFSSSSRRSCPKWESYTVFQKYDEEMMFLDRISAQKLHETESLRSIQVCPRSISERIVHKIAMVTKRPSDVRHNPYHELEAAYVAQICLTWEALNWNYKNFEQKRASHGDFDPGCPGQLAQQFQQFQVLLQRYIENEPYEQGRRPEIYARMRLLAPKLLQVPEYRDDGNQKDEGFGSRISSAAFLMIMEDGIRTFMNFLKADKEKPCQKLASMFKRKRKGSVDPTLLHLTKKINQKKKMKVKDLRRSHKCLRKRKLKVEEEMEILMGLIDLKLVSRVLRMTELSEEQLHWCEAKMSKVRIMDGIYHRDSSPLFFPAQ, encoded by the exons atgccatGTTCAACAGAGGAAGCACTTGCTAGGCTTTTCTACAATGTCTCATCCTCCTTGCACCTCCTCCTGCTCTTCCTCTATGTCTCCTCCATTGTTCTTGCCAAATTCTTCTACTTTGTTGGCAGCAACCCAATTTTCCCGAG AAACCAGAATGGATACGAAAACTATCTGTTTtcggaagaagaagaagaagaagaagaggaaggggAATTAGAAGCAGAAAGGCAGTTTCATGTTCATGGTCATCAGAGCTGCACAGAAAATGATCATGATCTGGTGGCTGACATCATTCTTGGCGGTGAATCACTGATGTTTTTGCCGAACAGCAACCTTCAGAGCCAGCATCAAACAAGTTCTTCTGAAGATCAATTCATTAGCGCCCCTGAGAGCTTAATAATTGAAGACCAAGAAGATGAATCTTTGCATGGCTCACCACAAGTTACCGAATCTGAATATTATGATCATGATGCGGAGGAAATCCCAGTGAAAGAGACCGTTTTGGTTCACAATTCTCTCCAAAATGATCAAGTGTGGTCCACCGCTCCGATAACTATAGACCTACGCAAAAGTGACATGCGGAGCAATGCCAAAAATG GTAAATGTGGGAAACAGAACACTGAAAAAAACAAGGCAGATCAGACACATTTGCCTGGTGATGAAAATTGTCTAGTGTTTAGGCCACACCAATTGGAGACCAACAAGTTCCAAgttcaagaaaataaagaggATGAGATTTTTGGCGACTCAACTGTTGGATCAACTTCTAAAAGCTCTTCTGAATGGAGAAGCTCAATTAATTGCAGGGACTCTGCGACAGAAGATCCATTTTCTTCGTCGTCCCGGAGAAGCTGCCCCAAGTGGGAGTCTTACACAGTTTTTCAAAAGTACGATGAAGAAATGATGTTCCTAgacagaattagtgcccaaaAGCTCCATGAAACAG AATCACTCAGGTCTATTCAAGTTTGTCCAAGATCAATTTCGGAGAGGATAGTTCATAAAATCGCCATGGTTACAAAAAGGCCATCGGACGTACGTCACAACCCTTATCATGAACTGGAGGCTGCTTATGTTGCTCAAATTTGCTTAACATGGGAAGCACTTAATTGGAACTACAAGAATTTCGAACAAAAAAGAGCGTCACACGGCGATTTTGATCCCGGCTGTCCTGGCCAATTAGCGCAGCAGTTtcagcaattccaagttcttctGCAGAGATACATAGAGAATGAACCTTATGAGCAGGGCAGGAGACCAGAGATTTATGCTAGGATGAGGCTTTTGGCACCAAAGTTACTGCAAGTGCCAGAATATCGAG ATGATGGTAATCAAAAGGATGAAGGTTTTGGCTCAAGAATCTCGTCAGCTGCGTTTTTAATGATAATGGAAGATGGAATCCGGACGTTCATGAATTTTCTCAAGGCTGATAAGGAGAAACCCTGCCAGAAATTAGCATCCATGTTTAAAAGGAAACGAAAAGGTTCAGTTGATCCAACTCTTCTCCATTTGACGAAGAAAATTAATCAAAAA aagaagatgaaagtgAAAGATCTTCGGCGTTCTCACAAATgcttgagaaaaagaaagttgaagGTGGAGGAAGAGATGGAGATACTGATGGGTCTAATTGACCTAAAACTAGTTTCAAGGGTTTTGAGAATGACAGAGTTAAGTGAAGAACAATTGCATTGGTGTGAAGCGAAGATGAGCAAAGTGAGAATAATGGATGGGATATATCACAGAGATTCCTCACCACTTTTCTTCCCTGCACAATGA
- the LOC18776556 gene encoding uncharacterized protein LOC18776556 isoform X1 produces MPCSTEEALARLFYNVSSSLHLLLLFLYVSSIVLAKFFYFVGSNPIFPRNQNGYENYLFSEEEEEEEEEGELEAERQFHVHGHQSCTENDHDLVADIILGGESLMFLPNSNLQSQHQTSSSEDQFISAPESLIIEDQEDESLHGSPQVTESEYYDHDAEEIPVKETVLVHNSLQNDQVWSTAPITIDLRKSDMRSNAKNGKCGKQNTEKNKADQTHLPGDENCLVFRPHQLETNKFQVQENKEDEIFGDSTVGSTSKSSSEWRSSINCRDSATEDPFSSSSRRSCPKWESYTVFQKYDEEMMFLDRISAQKLHETESLRSIQVCPRSISERIVHKIAMVTKRPSDVRHNPYHELEAAYVAQICLTWEALNWNYKNFEQKRASHGDFDPGCPGQLAQQFQQFQVLLQRYIENEPYEQGRRPEIYARMRLLAPKLLQVPEYRASEDDGNQKDEGFGSRISSAAFLMIMEDGIRTFMNFLKADKEKPCQKLASMFKRKRKGSVDPTLLHLTKKINQKKKMKVKDLRRSHKCLRKRKLKVEEEMEILMGLIDLKLVSRVLRMTELSEEQLHWCEAKMSKVRIMDGIYHRDSSPLFFPAQ; encoded by the exons atgccatGTTCAACAGAGGAAGCACTTGCTAGGCTTTTCTACAATGTCTCATCCTCCTTGCACCTCCTCCTGCTCTTCCTCTATGTCTCCTCCATTGTTCTTGCCAAATTCTTCTACTTTGTTGGCAGCAACCCAATTTTCCCGAG AAACCAGAATGGATACGAAAACTATCTGTTTtcggaagaagaagaagaagaagaagaggaaggggAATTAGAAGCAGAAAGGCAGTTTCATGTTCATGGTCATCAGAGCTGCACAGAAAATGATCATGATCTGGTGGCTGACATCATTCTTGGCGGTGAATCACTGATGTTTTTGCCGAACAGCAACCTTCAGAGCCAGCATCAAACAAGTTCTTCTGAAGATCAATTCATTAGCGCCCCTGAGAGCTTAATAATTGAAGACCAAGAAGATGAATCTTTGCATGGCTCACCACAAGTTACCGAATCTGAATATTATGATCATGATGCGGAGGAAATCCCAGTGAAAGAGACCGTTTTGGTTCACAATTCTCTCCAAAATGATCAAGTGTGGTCCACCGCTCCGATAACTATAGACCTACGCAAAAGTGACATGCGGAGCAATGCCAAAAATG GTAAATGTGGGAAACAGAACACTGAAAAAAACAAGGCAGATCAGACACATTTGCCTGGTGATGAAAATTGTCTAGTGTTTAGGCCACACCAATTGGAGACCAACAAGTTCCAAgttcaagaaaataaagaggATGAGATTTTTGGCGACTCAACTGTTGGATCAACTTCTAAAAGCTCTTCTGAATGGAGAAGCTCAATTAATTGCAGGGACTCTGCGACAGAAGATCCATTTTCTTCGTCGTCCCGGAGAAGCTGCCCCAAGTGGGAGTCTTACACAGTTTTTCAAAAGTACGATGAAGAAATGATGTTCCTAgacagaattagtgcccaaaAGCTCCATGAAACAG AATCACTCAGGTCTATTCAAGTTTGTCCAAGATCAATTTCGGAGAGGATAGTTCATAAAATCGCCATGGTTACAAAAAGGCCATCGGACGTACGTCACAACCCTTATCATGAACTGGAGGCTGCTTATGTTGCTCAAATTTGCTTAACATGGGAAGCACTTAATTGGAACTACAAGAATTTCGAACAAAAAAGAGCGTCACACGGCGATTTTGATCCCGGCTGTCCTGGCCAATTAGCGCAGCAGTTtcagcaattccaagttcttctGCAGAGATACATAGAGAATGAACCTTATGAGCAGGGCAGGAGACCAGAGATTTATGCTAGGATGAGGCTTTTGGCACCAAAGTTACTGCAAGTGCCAGAATATCGAG cTTCAGAAGATGATGGTAATCAAAAGGATGAAGGTTTTGGCTCAAGAATCTCGTCAGCTGCGTTTTTAATGATAATGGAAGATGGAATCCGGACGTTCATGAATTTTCTCAAGGCTGATAAGGAGAAACCCTGCCAGAAATTAGCATCCATGTTTAAAAGGAAACGAAAAGGTTCAGTTGATCCAACTCTTCTCCATTTGACGAAGAAAATTAATCAAAAA aagaagatgaaagtgAAAGATCTTCGGCGTTCTCACAAATgcttgagaaaaagaaagttgaagGTGGAGGAAGAGATGGAGATACTGATGGGTCTAATTGACCTAAAACTAGTTTCAAGGGTTTTGAGAATGACAGAGTTAAGTGAAGAACAATTGCATTGGTGTGAAGCGAAGATGAGCAAAGTGAGAATAATGGATGGGATATATCACAGAGATTCCTCACCACTTTTCTTCCCTGCACAATGA
- the LOC18777092 gene encoding protein CUP-SHAPED COTYLEDON 1, translated as MQDSLPPGFRFHPTDEELITYYLCCKVSDVSFTSKAVAVVDLNKCEPWDLPGKASMGEKEWYFFNLRDRKYPTGLRTNRATEAGYWKTTGKDKDIHRAGVLVGMKKTLVFYKGRAPRGEKSNWVMHEYRLENKHPFKSSKEEWVVCRVFQKSISLKKPQQTTTSSQQQQQTSIESPCEETNSIVNEFGDIELPNLNSNNIANSSSGLISTMSSTQSCYNNNINDHSSDVNMSLNMNWGAAREAAASALPTLTWPWPSNLLTPSNLSVNSLLLRALQLRSSNTGAATLDPSYSYNNNNININMEQGMPRPMSQFGSGTSADMNSNFQASSSTRDMMEAVPPQQHPAQPFNLDSIW; from the exons ATGCAAGACAGTCTTCCTCCAGGGTTCAGATTCCATCCCACAGATGAAGAGCTGATCACGTACTATCTGTGCTGCAAGGTTTCTGATGTTAGCTTCACATCGAAAGCTGTAGCAGTTGTTGATCTCAACAAGTGTGAACCTTGGGACCTCCCag GCAAGGCTTCGATGGGAGAGAAAGAGTGGTACTTTTTCAACTTGAGAGACCGAAAATATCCAACTGGACTTCGAACCAACCGAGCCACAGAAGCTGGGTATTGGAAAACAACTGGGAAAGACAAGGATATCCATCGAGCAGGTGTGCTGGTTGGGATGAAGAAAACCCTAGTTTTCTACAAGGGTAGAGCTCCCAGGGGTGAGAAAAGCAACTGGGTCATGCACGAATACAGACTAGAAAACAAACATCCTTTCAAATCCTCAAAG GAAGAATGGGTGGTTTGTAGGGTGTTTCAAAAGAGCATATCACTGAAAAAGCCACAGCAAACAACAACATCctcacagcagcagcagcagacaTCTATTGAGTCCCCATGCGAAGAAACAAACTCAATCGTGAACGAATTTGGAGACATCGAGTTGCCAAACCTAAATAGCAACAACATTGCAAATTCATCCAGTGGGTTGATCAGCACCATGTCCTCAACACAGAGCTgttacaataataatattaatgatCATAGTAGTGACGTGAACATGAGTTTGAACATGAACTGGGGCGCAGCAAGAGAGGCAGCTGCAAGCGCTCTTCCGACGTTAACGTGGCCATGGCCATCGAACTTGCTAACTCCGTCGAACCTTTCGGTGAATTCATTGCTTCTTAGGGCATTGCAACTTAGGAGTAGTAATACAGGTGCAGCTACCCTAGATCCCTCTTActcatataataataataatattaatattaatatggaGCAAGGCATGCCGCGGCCAATGTCTCAGTTTGGGTCCGGCACTAGTGCAGATATGAATTCAAATTTCCAAGCTTCTTCATCGACGAGAGATATGATGGAAGCCGTGCCGCCACAGCAGCATCCGGCGCAACCATTCAACTTGGACTCCATTTGGTGA
- the LOC18776167 gene encoding cleavage stimulating factor 64 — protein sequence MAGKQLAGDSLPADFAGMSKNQLYTIMSQMKNLIEQNQQQARQILIQNPLLTKALFQAQIMLGMVRPPQVIPSIQPSASQHSQQSTQPTQQSNIQSASVSLGQVGLQDQTGPSQIQAPPRKQYQNQSAMPSSSAAVPSINLQSQPMPSHPLQTPQQPKGHLSHQMTPTSLPQSSQLPNIPSHPLHSSSQPPSLHQTQMATASGQLQQSLQTSGVLHMPMQPPLPPQPRPPSMPNFHHQYPQQMGPNMGYQHANSQHLPQSMFHSGTKPPASAGPSFPQGQPPLPSQPPPQSLYQGGGMHLGSEFNNQAGSSMQVDRGSWMSGPSESSSSGPPQLVPGQMGPGSQSTRPPPLTPDMEKALLQQVMSLTPDQINLLPPEQRNQVLQLQQILRQ from the exons ATGGCGGGAAAGCAACTCGCCGGCGACAGTCTACCTGCGGATTTCGCCGGAATGTCGAAGAACCAGCTTTACACCATCATGTCTCAAATGAAG AATCTTATAGAGCAGAACCAGCAGCAAGCCAGGCAGATCCTCATTCAGAACCCGCTTCTGACCAAAGCTCTTTTCCAG GCACAGATTATGCTTGGAATGGTGCGCCCACCTCAAGTG ATTCCCAGCATTCAGCCATCAGCATCACAGCATTCCCAGCAGTCTACACAACCAACTcagcaatcaaacattcagtCTGCTTCCGTGTCGCTGGGTCAAGTTGGTTTGCAGGACCAAACAGGGCCATCTCAGATCCAAGCTCCTCCGAGAAAGCAATATCAAAACCAATCTGCAATGCCTAGCTCATCAGCTGCTGTTCCATCAATAAATCTTCAGTCTCAGCCTATGCCTTCACACCCTCTGCAGACCCCACAGCAGCCTAAGGGACATCTGAGTCATCAAATGACCCCGACATCGCTTCCACAGTCCTCTCAACTTCCAAATATACCCTCACATCCTCTTCATTCTTCTTCACAGCCACCTTCGCTTCATCAAACCCAAATGGCTACTGCTTCCGGCCAGTTGCAACAGTCATTACAGACATCAGGAGTTCTGCATATGCCAATGCAACCACCGTTGCCACCACAACCAAGACCACCTTCCATGCCTAACTTCCATCACCAGTATCCGCAACAAATGGGGCCAAACATGGGTTACCAACATGCTAATTCTCAACATCTTCCACAATCCATGTTTCAT TCAGGTACAAAACCCCCTGCTAGTGCTGGGCCATCATTTCCCCAGGGACAGCCACCACTTCCAAGTCAACCACCACCTCAATCTTTGTATCAG GGTGGAGGTATGCATTTAGGTTCAGAGTTCAACAATCAAGCTGGATCTTCCATGCAAGTGGACAGAGGATCATGGATGTCTGGCCCTTCGGAGAGTTCAAGTTCAGGACCGCCACAATTGGTTCCTGGTCAAATGGGCCCTGGAAGCCAGTCGACTCGCCCCCCACCT TTGACCCCTGATATGGAGAAGGCACTGCTTCAACAGGTCATGAGCCTCACACCAGATCAAATTAACCTCCTGCCTCCAGAGCAAAGGAATCAAGTGCTACAGCTACAGCAGATATTGCGCCAATAA